In Turicibacter sanguinis, a genomic segment contains:
- the phoU gene encoding phosphate signaling complex protein PhoU, which produces MKKTKLESDYDALLGEISKLSSLTVEAYQNTLNALKTLDVEIALQIIKSDQNIDDLQEEIQEEATILIVRQQPVASDLRKILMIMRLANEYERIADYTKNLAEYIILIKQNESIEHYQKNVDKLVKMLEIVINMLKLVIEGLRTEDKTKVKEAADMDKQVDEIYQELLASLITHIQVVDGKVFGTAYAILINKYIERAGDHVTNIAEEVLYALKGRRYHLN; this is translated from the coding sequence ATGAAAAAAACAAAGTTAGAATCAGATTATGATGCTCTACTTGGTGAAATTAGCAAACTTTCATCACTAACAGTAGAAGCATACCAAAACACATTAAATGCTTTAAAAACATTAGATGTTGAAATTGCTTTACAAATTATAAAAAGCGACCAAAACATTGATGACTTACAAGAAGAAATTCAAGAAGAAGCAACAATTTTAATTGTTCGTCAACAACCAGTCGCTAGTGATTTACGTAAAATCTTAATGATTATGCGATTAGCCAATGAGTATGAACGTATTGCAGACTATACGAAAAACCTAGCTGAATACATCATCTTAATTAAACAGAATGAATCAATTGAGCATTATCAGAAAAATGTAGATAAGTTAGTAAAAATGTTAGAAATTGTAATTAATATGTTAAAACTTGTCATCGAAGGATTAAGAACAGAAGATAAAACAAAAGTTAAAGAAGCAGCTGATATGGATAAACAAGTAGATGAAATCTATCAAGAACTATTAGCTTCTTTAATTACACATATCCAAGTTGTTGATGGCAAAGTATTCGGAACAGCTTATGCTATTCTAATTAATAAGTATATCGAACGTGCAGGGGACCACGTCACAAATATTGCAGAAGAAGTATTATACGCATTAAAAGGTCGCCGTTATCACTTAAATTAA
- the pstB gene encoding phosphate ABC transporter ATP-binding protein PstB, whose amino-acid sequence MSNKFQVNDLNLFYGSFQALHHINIEIPERKVTAFIGPSGCGKSTFLRTLNRMNDLIETVKITGSVKLDGEDIYSDIDVMKLRTRVGMVFQKPNPFPMSIFDNIAYGPRCQGIKDKKKLEEIVEKSLRGAALWDEVKDRLNKSALGLSGGQQQRLCIARAIAMEPEVILMDEPTSALDPIATQKVEELMEELKEKYTIVIVTHSMQQAARISDKTAFFLMGELIEFDDTDKIFTNPKDKRTEDYITGRFG is encoded by the coding sequence ATGTCAAACAAATTTCAGGTTAATGATTTAAACTTATTTTATGGAAGCTTCCAGGCTCTCCATCATATCAATATCGAAATTCCAGAACGTAAAGTAACTGCATTTATTGGACCTTCAGGGTGTGGAAAGTCAACGTTTTTACGTACCTTAAATCGTATGAATGACTTAATTGAAACAGTTAAAATTACTGGATCTGTAAAATTAGACGGGGAGGATATCTATTCTGATATCGATGTGATGAAATTAAGAACACGCGTTGGAATGGTATTCCAAAAACCAAATCCATTTCCAATGAGTATTTTTGATAACATTGCTTACGGACCACGCTGCCAAGGGATTAAAGATAAAAAGAAATTAGAAGAAATTGTTGAAAAATCATTACGTGGTGCTGCATTATGGGATGAAGTAAAAGATCGTTTAAATAAATCAGCATTAGGATTATCAGGTGGACAACAACAACGTTTATGTATTGCTCGTGCCATTGCAATGGAACCAGAAGTTATTCTGATGGACGAACCAACATCAGCACTTGATCCAATTGCAACTCAAAAAGTTGAAGAATTAATGGAAGAACTAAAAGAGAAATATACAATCGTTATCGTAACACACTCAATGCAACAAGCGGCTCGTATCTCTGATAAAACTGCTTTCTTCCTAATGGGAGAACTAATTGAGTTTGATGATACAGATAAAATCTTTACAAATCCAAAAGACAAGCGTACTGAAGACTATATTACAGGACGTTTCGGATAA
- the pstA gene encoding phosphate ABC transporter permease PstA translates to MVSRKVKDNLLNGLIWLSAAVSVGLLVSIVYFIFSNGWSLISWDFLTNDYESQTQYVNVVTDKTFIAPTNLSSDEYFSENLGIAIEQTEEGYEIVYVDDASPVKHAINNADEAFPVKVGYELSQINGDGGNLKIKANTPAEDIINTLNSSNELMLKVTSPGGGIFPMIVSTLMLIAVALLFAAPIGILAAIYMVEYAKPGKLVNMIRFATEVLSGIPSVVFGLFGMLIFVNTFKLGMSILSGGLTLMILLLPTMMRTTEEALKSVPMSYREASYGLGANKIQTLSKVVLPSAIPGILVGVILSIGRTIGESAALLFTIGTFAKLPVNPSSGTLSLFETGTSLTVRAYVEVKESGNIQMAAAIGIVILVIVFTLNLVSRLISRKFSKANY, encoded by the coding sequence ATGGTTAGTCGTAAAGTAAAAGATAACTTATTAAACGGATTAATTTGGTTATCTGCAGCAGTATCGGTGGGACTTTTAGTTTCAATCGTTTACTTTATTTTCTCAAATGGATGGTCTTTAATTAGTTGGGATTTCTTAACTAACGATTATGAATCACAGACACAATATGTAAATGTGGTGACAGATAAAACATTTATAGCACCAACAAACCTTTCAAGTGATGAATATTTCTCTGAAAATTTAGGTATTGCTATTGAACAGACAGAAGAAGGGTATGAAATCGTCTATGTAGATGATGCTTCTCCAGTAAAACATGCAATCAATAACGCTGATGAAGCATTCCCAGTCAAAGTAGGATATGAATTATCACAAATCAATGGAGACGGTGGAAATTTAAAAATTAAAGCTAATACACCGGCAGAAGATATTATCAATACACTAAACAGCAGCAATGAATTAATGTTAAAAGTAACATCACCAGGTGGCGGAATATTCCCAATGATTGTTTCAACTTTAATGCTAATCGCAGTTGCTTTATTATTTGCTGCACCAATCGGAATTTTGGCTGCAATTTACATGGTTGAGTACGCTAAACCAGGTAAACTTGTTAACATGATTCGTTTTGCAACAGAAGTTCTTTCAGGAATTCCATCAGTCGTATTTGGACTTTTTGGGATGTTGATCTTCGTTAATACCTTTAAATTAGGAATGTCTATTTTATCGGGTGGATTAACATTGATGATTCTTTTATTGCCAACGATGATGAGAACGACGGAAGAGGCTTTAAAATCAGTGCCGATGAGTTACCGTGAAGCTTCCTATGGACTTGGAGCTAACAAAATTCAAACACTATCAAAAGTTGTATTACCAAGTGCTATTCCTGGTATCTTGGTCGGAGTTATCTTATCAATCGGACGTACAATCGGGGAATCAGCAGCCTTATTATTTACAATTGGAACATTTGCAAAATTACCGGTTAATCCAAGCAGTGGGACATTATCATTATTTGAAACAGGAACTTCATTAACAGTCCGTGCTTATGTGGAAGTAAAAGAATCAGGTAATATTCAGATGGCGGCTGCAATTGGAATTGTCATTTTAGTGATCGTATTCACATTAAATTTAGTTTCACGACTAATTTCAAGAAAATTCAGTAAGGCAAATTACTAG
- the pstC gene encoding phosphate ABC transporter permease subunit PstC, which yields MKKDMAINRKRVFLERFFHIVFLVAALFAVISVALIIIFIFGKGLATFFPNNKFGTYNFIDFITGLQWKPKIGDYGIGYMIVSSIVATLGAIVIGVPIALLTSIFIAEVAPKWLANIVRPAVELLAAIPSVLYGVFGFAVITPMVKSISPYPTGDSLLAVIIVLTIMILPTIVAVVETAIRAVPSSYKEGSLALGASKMQTIFKVILPAAKSGILTGVILGVGRAIGETMAVILVAGNPESGIPQTIFDRVRLLTTNIALEQGYAAELHEQMLFSTAVILFIFIMIINLVLSRIQAKAGDR from the coding sequence TTGAAAAAGGATATGGCTATTAATCGTAAACGCGTCTTTCTAGAACGATTCTTTCATATCGTATTCCTAGTAGCTGCGCTATTTGCGGTCATCAGTGTTGCATTAATTATTATCTTTATTTTTGGTAAAGGGTTGGCTACGTTTTTCCCAAATAATAAATTCGGAACCTATAACTTTATCGACTTTATCACCGGCTTACAGTGGAAGCCTAAAATAGGAGATTATGGAATTGGATATATGATTGTTAGCTCGATTGTAGCCACATTAGGTGCTATCGTTATTGGAGTTCCAATTGCTTTATTAACTTCAATTTTTATTGCAGAAGTTGCGCCAAAATGGTTAGCAAACATCGTGCGTCCTGCGGTGGAATTATTAGCTGCCATTCCGTCTGTATTATATGGGGTCTTTGGGTTTGCTGTCATTACACCCATGGTTAAATCAATTTCTCCTTATCCAACAGGGGATTCATTATTAGCTGTTATTATCGTTTTAACAATTATGATTTTGCCAACAATTGTTGCCGTTGTTGAAACAGCTATTAGAGCAGTTCCGTCTAGTTATAAAGAAGGATCTCTTGCGCTTGGAGCCTCAAAAATGCAAACTATTTTCAAAGTCATCTTACCTGCTGCCAAATCAGGAATTTTAACAGGGGTCATTCTTGGAGTAGGGCGCGCGATTGGGGAAACAATGGCTGTTATCTTAGTAGCGGGAAATCCGGAATCAGGCATTCCACAAACAATTTTCGATCGTGTTCGTCTATTAACAACAAATATTGCATTAGAACAGGGATATGCAGCAGAACTTCATGAACAAATGTTATTCTCAACAGCTGTTATCTTATTTATCTTTATCATGATTATCAATCTAGTATTATCTAGAATTCAAGCAAAGGCAGGTGACCGTTAA
- a CDS encoding substrate-binding domain-containing protein, which yields MKKLMSIMAAAALTFSLAACGSKTETSEQPQTSTEGSNTETTSLGVIDVVSREEGSGTRSAFEEIIGFNVDGEDPMTSNATIKDGNGVVATYVAGNESAIGYVSFVTLEEKASELKGLTVDGVEPTAANVLEGTYGVSRPFMMVYKDENLTDVERAFIDFLASKDGLEVLESTGTIVDTANAEDFDMSKYDNLTGNMTLGGSTSTEKAVKAAADEFTALFPKVTYTYDGTGSGTGVKNAQDGTYTLGFASRELKESEIESGLAYSTLCMDGIAVVVNKENSTNDITLEQIREVYTGKITDWNEVK from the coding sequence ATGAAGAAATTAATGTCTATTATGGCGGCGGCAGCTTTAACTTTTTCACTAGCTGCATGTGGATCAAAAACTGAAACATCAGAACAGCCGCAAACATCAACAGAAGGTTCTAATACTGAAACAACAAGCCTAGGTGTCATCGATGTTGTGAGCCGTGAAGAAGGTTCAGGGACTCGTAGCGCATTCGAAGAAATTATCGGATTTAACGTAGACGGTGAAGATCCAATGACTAGTAATGCAACAATCAAAGATGGAAACGGTGTAGTTGCAACATATGTAGCTGGAAACGAATCAGCAATCGGATACGTATCATTCGTAACATTAGAAGAAAAAGCATCAGAATTAAAAGGATTAACAGTTGATGGAGTTGAACCAACAGCTGCCAATGTATTAGAAGGAACTTACGGTGTGTCTCGTCCATTTATGATGGTATATAAGGATGAAAACCTAACAGATGTTGAACGTGCATTCATCGACTTCTTAGCTTCAAAAGATGGATTAGAAGTCTTAGAGTCAACGGGAACAATTGTTGATACTGCCAATGCAGAAGATTTTGATATGTCTAAATATGATAACTTAACAGGAAATATGACATTAGGTGGATCAACCTCAACTGAAAAAGCAGTAAAAGCTGCAGCGGATGAATTCACAGCATTATTCCCAAAAGTAACTTACACTTATGATGGAACAGGATCTGGAACAGGTGTTAAAAATGCACAAGATGGAACTTACACATTAGGATTCGCATCTCGTGAATTAAAAGAATCAGAAATCGAAAGTGGTTTAGCATACTCAACATTATGTATGGATGGAATCGCAGTTGTTGTTAATAAAGAAAACTCAACAAACGATATCACACTAGAACAAATTCGAGAAGTATACACAGGAAAAATTACTGACTGGAATGAAGTAAAATAA
- a CDS encoding sensor histidine kinase, with translation MISSRHELLALFIVFITLLIVNVHSEPSFPVTVVFLLVLLILMFMQYRRAMKYLEQLRKYDKVAESIQSQKKWSMVAPLVIEQQEVLGIKYNKLMRFIQQQEYRNRRNMQIISIITNSIEDPMVILNISGELEYANNRFKKWVDLSALKTVSFNEVKQPELRKVLEDALICETTRKKTLEIDQKFYISTANPIYNEHDDFNGSVIIFHDITDLQKYQNLQKEFFGNVSHELKTPISAIKGCTEILLNGAKNDPAALDEFLTMISDENNRMEQLVKDLLLINRYEFDQIKMKTEVFCLNELLTDCIVQPLNVAKLKHQKIKLEAPEQYQIEGDYIQLKHCFLNLLTNAIHYSGENTTITVKAKAVGEYYQIQVIDQGIGIPSADLPHIFERFYRVDRARSRHTGGTGLGLSIVQSIIEAHKGRIMVNSELNVGTTFTVSLPKKKK, from the coding sequence ATGATTAGTAGTCGCCACGAATTACTGGCCCTCTTCATTGTTTTTATTACCTTACTCATAGTTAATGTTCATAGTGAACCAAGTTTTCCAGTGACAGTTGTTTTTTTATTAGTGCTATTGATCCTAATGTTTATGCAATATCGCCGAGCTATGAAATATTTAGAGCAACTAAGAAAATATGATAAAGTAGCTGAAAGTATTCAGTCTCAAAAAAAATGGAGTATGGTTGCGCCTCTTGTGATTGAACAGCAAGAGGTTTTAGGAATTAAATATAATAAGTTGATGCGATTTATTCAACAACAGGAATATCGAAATCGTCGAAATATGCAAATTATTAGTATTATTACAAATAGCATTGAGGATCCGATGGTTATTTTAAACATTAGTGGTGAACTTGAGTATGCCAATAATCGATTCAAAAAATGGGTTGATTTATCCGCATTAAAAACTGTTTCGTTTAATGAAGTTAAACAACCAGAACTTCGTAAAGTATTAGAAGATGCATTAATTTGTGAAACAACACGAAAAAAAACATTAGAAATTGATCAAAAATTTTATATTTCTACTGCTAATCCAATTTACAACGAACATGATGATTTTAATGGATCGGTTATTATTTTTCATGATATTACTGATCTTCAAAAATATCAAAATCTTCAAAAAGAATTTTTCGGAAATGTTTCTCATGAATTAAAAACTCCAATTAGTGCAATTAAGGGATGTACAGAAATTCTATTAAATGGAGCGAAAAATGACCCGGCGGCATTAGATGAATTTTTAACGATGATTTCAGATGAGAATAATCGAATGGAACAACTTGTTAAAGATTTATTATTGATTAATCGATATGAATTTGATCAGATTAAAATGAAAACTGAAGTATTTTGTTTAAATGAATTGTTGACCGATTGTATTGTTCAACCTTTAAATGTTGCGAAGTTAAAACACCAAAAAATTAAACTTGAAGCACCGGAGCAATATCAAATAGAAGGAGATTACATTCAACTTAAACATTGTTTTCTTAATTTGTTAACAAATGCTATTCATTATTCAGGTGAAAATACAACGATTACTGTTAAAGCCAAAGCAGTAGGGGAATATTATCAAATTCAAGTTATTGATCAAGGCATCGGGATTCCAAGCGCAGATTTACCTCATATTTTTGAACGATTTTATCGTGTGGATAGAGCAAGATCTCGTCATACGGGGGGGACTGGACTTGGATTATCGATTGTTCAGTCTATTATTGAAGCACATAAAGGCCGTATAATGGTTAACAGTGAACTAAATGTAGGAACAACATTTACCGTTTCTTTACCTAAGAAAAAGAAGTAG
- a CDS encoding response regulator transcription factor, whose amino-acid sequence MSKRILVVEDEFSIQRILQYDLTQSGFLVDLASDGEEGLKKALVNDYDVILLDIMLPKKDGFAVCKELRAQNISTYIVMLSARDDELDRVSGLDFGADDYMTKPFSSREVVSKIKAIIRRKEVLSSEKNKNYLGYGSIKLDNSRFEVLVNGQVIDFTLKEYELLEFLIQHKGQAMSRDVLLDRLWGFEYDGDTRIVDVHIFKIREKLKDYGIKIKTIRGIGYMLEDEVHD is encoded by the coding sequence ATGAGCAAGAGAATATTGGTTGTTGAGGATGAGTTTTCTATTCAACGAATTTTACAATACGATTTAACACAATCAGGTTTTTTAGTTGACTTAGCTAGTGATGGTGAGGAAGGATTAAAAAAGGCGCTGGTTAATGATTATGATGTCATTTTACTCGATATCATGTTGCCTAAAAAAGATGGATTTGCAGTTTGTAAAGAGTTACGAGCCCAAAATATTTCAACGTACATCGTCATGCTTTCAGCACGTGATGATGAATTGGACCGTGTATCAGGACTTGATTTTGGAGCAGATGATTATATGACAAAACCATTCTCATCAAGAGAAGTGGTTTCAAAAATTAAAGCCATTATTCGCCGTAAAGAAGTCTTATCTAGTGAAAAAAATAAAAATTATTTAGGATACGGAAGTATTAAATTAGATAATAGTCGCTTTGAAGTATTAGTAAATGGGCAAGTTATCGATTTTACGTTGAAAGAATATGAATTGTTAGAGTTTTTAATTCAACATAAAGGGCAAGCCATGTCTCGGGATGTGTTACTTGATCGCCTATGGGGATTTGAATACGATGGGGATACGCGAATCGTTGACGTTCACATTTTTAAGATTCGTGAAAAATTAAAAGATTATGGAATTAAAATTAAAACGATTCGTGGAATTGGCTATATGCTAGAGGATGAAGTCCATGATTAG